Proteins from one Halococcus sediminicola genomic window:
- a CDS encoding hydantoinase B/oxoprolinase family protein, with the protein MSDVDAATVEVIRNYLSSAANEMQRTLVRTAYNTIIYEILDFGISLYDAEMNLVADSPGLTMFLGANDYGLEKGVEYVGEENLEQGDIVIMNYPYWSSAHTLDVCLFSPIFHDDERVGYAVIRAHWLDLGAKDSGYVIDSTDVHQEGMVFPGTKIYKGGEPDREIFELLRYNSRTPKKVIGDVNAQIAALNTGKKRLRELHEKYGSDTVDAAVDSILNHGRRTSREGVADLPDGTWTAVDYLDNDGVNDESVRIEAEVTIDGENFSVDFSGSSKEVDGPVNLPYGMTETICKLCLKTLTTPDDPSNAGQYAPLNVTAPPGNLFNATYPAPTFTIWTGIVGVELVYEALAKGMPDRVPASSGGDLCGIVLVARDPDTGEMLIESSNEGVGWGATDGFDGANALMHISETRVKNIPIEVFENKIPIRFNRLELREDSGGIGEYRGGLGVRRDYQFLDDVKGITLIKKTRTDGWGLEGGESGDRNVVVVQSNSKEGWRDRFNFLVDNDDDYDPAENEQYTGMMQGWFEAREVLSNRSGGGGGYGDPLDRDPEAVREDVVDGYVSRASARGDYGVVLTDDGEVDRVATRELREEWR; encoded by the coding sequence ATGAGCGACGTGGACGCAGCCACGGTCGAGGTGATCCGCAACTACCTCTCGTCGGCGGCCAACGAGATGCAACGCACGCTCGTCCGGACAGCATACAACACCATCATCTACGAGATTCTCGACTTCGGTATCTCGCTGTACGACGCGGAGATGAACCTCGTTGCCGACTCGCCCGGCCTCACGATGTTCCTCGGCGCGAATGACTACGGACTGGAAAAGGGCGTTGAGTACGTGGGTGAGGAGAACCTCGAACAGGGCGACATCGTGATCATGAACTACCCCTACTGGAGTTCGGCCCACACCCTCGACGTCTGCCTGTTCTCGCCCATCTTCCACGACGACGAGCGCGTGGGGTACGCCGTGATTCGCGCCCACTGGCTCGACCTCGGCGCGAAGGACTCGGGCTACGTCATTGACTCAACCGATGTTCATCAGGAGGGGATGGTGTTCCCGGGGACGAAGATCTACAAGGGCGGCGAACCCGACCGGGAAATCTTCGAACTCCTGCGGTACAACTCCCGAACGCCCAAGAAGGTCATTGGCGACGTGAACGCCCAGATCGCGGCGCTCAATACGGGTAAGAAGCGTCTCCGGGAACTCCATGAGAAGTACGGGTCCGACACCGTCGACGCCGCGGTTGACAGCATCCTTAATCACGGTCGGCGCACGTCTCGCGAGGGTGTCGCCGACCTCCCGGATGGCACGTGGACCGCCGTCGACTACCTCGACAACGACGGCGTCAACGACGAATCGGTGCGGATAGAGGCTGAGGTGACTATCGACGGCGAGAATTTCTCGGTTGACTTCTCGGGTTCCTCGAAGGAGGTCGATGGCCCCGTCAACCTCCCCTACGGGATGACCGAAACCATCTGCAAGCTCTGTCTGAAGACGCTGACCACGCCGGACGACCCCTCGAACGCCGGGCAGTACGCGCCCCTCAACGTGACCGCGCCGCCGGGGAACCTGTTCAACGCAACCTACCCCGCGCCGACGTTCACCATCTGGACTGGCATCGTGGGCGTCGAACTGGTGTACGAGGCGCTTGCCAAGGGGATGCCCGACCGTGTCCCGGCGAGTTCAGGGGGGGACCTCTGTGGCATCGTGCTAGTGGCCCGGGACCCCGACACTGGTGAAATGCTCATCGAATCCTCGAACGAAGGCGTCGGATGGGGCGCGACCGACGGGTTTGACGGCGCGAACGCGTTGATGCACATCAGCGAAACCCGGGTAAAGAACATCCCCATTGAAGTGTTCGAGAATAAGATCCCGATCCGGTTCAACCGACTCGAGCTCCGAGAAGACTCGGGCGGCATCGGTGAGTACCGCGGCGGCCTCGGCGTCCGGCGCGACTACCAGTTCCTCGACGACGTGAAGGGGATCACGCTGATCAAGAAGACCCGGACCGACGGCTGGGGACTTGAAGGCGGCGAGTCCGGCGACAGAAACGTCGTGGTCGTCCAAAGTAACAGCAAGGAGGGCTGGCGCGACCGGTTCAACTTCTTGGTTGACAACGATGACGACTACGATCCGGCCGAGAATGAGCAGTACACCGGGATGATGCAGGGCTGGTTCGAGGCCAGGGAGGTGCTCTCGAACCGCTCGGGCGGCGGTGGCGGCTACGGCGACCCGCTCGACCGCGACCCCGAGGCAGTCCGCGAGGACGTAGTCGACGGCTACGTCTCGCGGGCGAGCGCCCGCGGGGACTACGGTGTGGTCCTGACCGACGATGGGGAGGTCGATCGGGTGGCAACCCGGGAACTCCGCGAGGAGTGGCGGTAG
- a CDS encoding hydantoinase/oxoprolinase N-terminal domain-containing protein, with protein MSFRIGIDVGGTNTDAVVLDESDSLIAKTKTPTTEDVTSGIVAALQEVLTNDVDTDEINHVMLGTTHCTNAVTEREKLNQVAVIRIGAPATKAIRPLFEWPDDLASAVGNHTIIVEGGHEFDGDPITDLDEAAVREFLREKADTVDSVAVTSVFSPVRDEHEERVAEIAREELDDVPISLSSEIGSVGLLERENATALNAALTQVIREASTAFRKAMVEHDLDAQFYFGQNDGTLMSVDYAERYPIFTVACGPANSIRGAAYLLGMRDGIIIDVGGTTTDVGAVTDGFPRESAVAVEIGGVKTNFRMPDLISVGLGGGSVVREEDGEVTVGPDSVGYDLTSRALCFGGDVTTATDVAVTLGRASFGPTVPDLDDDLVEAVEATMTSRLERTVDEVKTSPDDVPVTVVGGGSILLPDDLAGASRVEKPDNFEVANAIGAAIAQVSGHIDRVFSLDEQSREEALAEAKDLAHVDAVEAGADPDTLEIVDLEEVPLSYLPGNAVRLRVQAAGDLQIGEQVEQVVEESDPRERGGGA; from the coding sequence ATGAGCTTCAGAATCGGAATCGACGTCGGCGGCACGAATACCGACGCCGTTGTCCTCGACGAGTCGGACAGTTTGATTGCCAAGACGAAGACGCCCACGACCGAGGACGTGACCAGCGGCATCGTCGCGGCCCTTCAGGAAGTCCTCACCAACGACGTGGACACGGACGAGATCAACCACGTGATGCTCGGGACGACCCACTGCACCAACGCCGTAACCGAGCGTGAGAAACTGAATCAGGTCGCGGTAATCCGGATCGGCGCACCAGCTACGAAGGCCATCCGGCCGCTGTTCGAGTGGCCCGACGATCTCGCATCAGCCGTCGGCAACCACACCATCATCGTGGAGGGGGGCCACGAGTTCGACGGCGACCCCATCACAGACCTCGACGAGGCGGCGGTCCGGGAGTTCCTCCGCGAGAAGGCCGACACGGTCGACAGCGTGGCCGTCACGTCAGTGTTCTCTCCGGTCCGGGACGAACACGAAGAGCGCGTCGCCGAGATCGCCCGCGAGGAACTGGACGACGTGCCTATCTCGCTGTCGAGTGAGATTGGAAGCGTCGGCCTGCTCGAACGCGAGAACGCCACCGCGCTCAACGCTGCGCTCACCCAGGTCATCCGAGAGGCCAGCACCGCTTTCCGGAAGGCTATGGTCGAACACGACCTCGACGCCCAGTTCTACTTCGGTCAGAACGACGGCACCTTGATGAGCGTCGACTACGCCGAGCGCTATCCTATCTTCACGGTCGCCTGCGGCCCCGCCAACAGCATCCGCGGCGCGGCGTACCTCTTGGGGATGCGTGACGGCATCATCATCGACGTGGGCGGGACGACCACTGACGTGGGCGCGGTCACGGATGGCTTCCCGCGCGAGAGCGCAGTCGCAGTCGAGATCGGCGGCGTGAAGACCAACTTCCGAATGCCTGACCTCATCTCGGTCGGCCTCGGCGGTGGGAGCGTCGTGCGCGAGGAAGACGGCGAGGTGACGGTCGGCCCTGACAGCGTGGGCTACGACCTCACCTCGCGGGCACTCTGTTTTGGCGGGGACGTGACGACCGCGACGGACGTGGCCGTCACTCTCGGACGGGCGTCGTTCGGGCCGACTGTGCCGGACCTCGACGATGATCTCGTCGAGGCTGTTGAGGCGACCATGACGAGTCGGCTCGAGCGGACCGTTGACGAGGTGAAGACTAGCCCGGACGATGTGCCGGTCACAGTGGTGGGCGGCGGGAGCATCCTGCTGCCCGACGACCTCGCGGGTGCGTCCCGTGTTGAGAAACCAGACAACTTCGAGGTGGCAAACGCCATCGGCGCGGCCATCGCGCAGGTATCGGGCCACATCGACCGGGTGTTCTCGCTGGACGAGCAGTCGCGCGAGGAGGCGCTCGCGGAGGCGAAGGACCTCGCCCACGTCGATGCGGTCGAGGCCGGAGCCGACCCCGACACGCTCGAAATCGTCGACCTCGAGGAGGTACCTCTATCGTACCTGCCGGGCAACGCCGTCCGCTTGCGTGTACAGGCCGCGGGCGACCTTCAGATCGGCGAGCAGGTCGAGCAAGTCGTGGAAGAGAGCGACCCCCGTGAGCGGGGCGGTGGTGCGTAG
- a CDS encoding creatininase family protein — MVDTKSHETTSESVLLEELTWPKVEAALDDGSTTAIVPVGSTEQHGPHLPLATDALIGEAIGERLADRLGDALVAPTIRPGCSGHHMDFPGTVSVPSSVLIDVLDAYCESLAIHGFEHVALLPSHGGNFAPVNTAAPEIAHEHDLSVIALADLDRYMELMNEGMVHSGINHVEQVIHAGGTETSAVLAIREDLVREDRLESGFEGEIDASMLLSRGFHELTENGVLGDPRESSAEAGEAILETVAESYAESIREARDALD, encoded by the coding sequence ATGGTTGATACCAAATCCCACGAAACGACGTCTGAAAGCGTCCTGCTTGAGGAGCTGACGTGGCCCAAAGTTGAGGCGGCTCTCGACGACGGTTCCACGACTGCGATCGTTCCGGTCGGGTCGACCGAACAGCATGGCCCGCACCTACCGCTGGCCACCGACGCGCTCATCGGCGAGGCAATCGGCGAGCGACTCGCCGACCGCCTCGGGGACGCCCTCGTTGCGCCCACGATACGGCCCGGCTGTTCGGGCCACCACATGGACTTCCCAGGGACAGTGTCGGTCCCTTCGTCGGTCCTTATCGACGTGCTGGACGCCTACTGCGAATCGCTCGCCATCCACGGTTTCGAGCACGTCGCGTTGCTCCCCTCGCACGGCGGGAACTTCGCGCCCGTTAACACCGCCGCCCCGGAAATCGCTCACGAGCACGACCTCAGCGTGATCGCGCTTGCGGACCTCGACCGGTACATGGAACTGATGAACGAGGGGATGGTCCACAGCGGAATCAACCACGTCGAGCAGGTCATCCACGCGGGCGGGACCGAGACCTCAGCGGTGTTGGCGATCCGCGAGGACCTGGTGCGCGAGGACCGACTCGAATCCGGGTTCGAGGGTGAGATCGACGCGTCAATGCTTCTCTCGCGAGGGTTCCACGAACTCACCGAGAACGGCGTGCTCGGCGACCCGCGAGAATCGAGCGCCGAAGCGGGCGAGGCCATTCTGGAGACGGTTGCGGAATCGTACGCCGAGAGTATCCGCGAAGCGCGGGATGCGCTCGACTGA
- a CDS encoding purine-cytosine permease family protein, with product MANRGQWRDEIGDYALVPVPEKDKRSMLNVFLVYSGVLAVFAFIATGTTIGLQFTLREQIYVALGASVILAVIGSGLAYIGGLTGLSTYITMRYPFGYVGSWIWGVLMSGIPSGLGWFAFETWLFGVTINALAPNAFWGDVGVAAIWGGVLMVATAYYGYGGLSILSYLAVPMFFLLAVAGVMVGLEETASIQGLLALTPEDPGAAIGTGITIVVGSYIVGASITMDIARYAKRSWFAPTAWAIQIFLFMPFVVVGAGVMTLTTGAGDFAQVMLAAGLGLGVFLMALFGFWSTNDNNLYAGALSWSLFVPLKKKYIVVLEGVIGTGIAAYVGFNAGASMDPFVSFLNTLGTLIPAVAGVILGDYYLYRWFRGYGFGNRYDYDPGQEFSLVVWPGWVAAIIGAYVGGYVLAGITSLNVLVLSGALHVGLMIVADTVGVPTGIGSTSIDDSGRSPEIHRKVPGDTGGEPSRGD from the coding sequence ATGGCTAACAGAGGTCAGTGGAGAGACGAAATCGGTGACTACGCGCTTGTACCGGTCCCGGAGAAGGACAAACGGAGTATGCTGAACGTGTTCCTCGTATACTCGGGCGTGCTCGCCGTGTTCGCGTTCATCGCTACGGGAACCACTATCGGGCTACAGTTTACCCTTCGCGAGCAGATCTATGTCGCCCTGGGAGCGAGCGTGATCCTCGCGGTCATCGGATCGGGGCTCGCCTACATCGGCGGATTGACCGGCCTGTCGACGTACATCACCATGCGATACCCGTTCGGCTACGTCGGATCGTGGATCTGGGGCGTGCTCATGAGCGGGATTCCGAGCGGTCTCGGCTGGTTCGCGTTCGAGACGTGGCTGTTCGGCGTCACCATCAACGCGCTTGCACCCAACGCGTTCTGGGGCGACGTCGGCGTGGCGGCCATCTGGGGTGGCGTCCTCATGGTGGCGACCGCCTACTACGGCTATGGGGGGCTATCGATACTGAGCTACCTCGCGGTCCCCATGTTCTTCCTGCTCGCAGTCGCGGGGGTCATGGTCGGCCTTGAAGAGACGGCGTCGATCCAAGGACTGCTCGCGCTGACTCCCGAGGACCCGGGTGCGGCCATCGGGACCGGGATCACCATCGTTGTCGGGTCGTACATCGTCGGGGCGTCGATCACAATGGACATCGCCCGGTATGCCAAGCGGTCGTGGTTCGCGCCCACCGCGTGGGCAATCCAAATCTTCCTGTTCATGCCCTTCGTTGTGGTGGGTGCGGGCGTGATGACCCTGACCACCGGCGCGGGTGACTTCGCACAGGTCATGCTCGCGGCCGGGCTAGGTCTGGGCGTGTTCCTGATGGCGCTGTTCGGCTTCTGGAGCACGAATGACAACAACCTCTACGCCGGGGCGCTGTCGTGGTCGCTGTTCGTTCCCCTGAAGAAGAAGTATATCGTCGTCCTCGAAGGCGTGATCGGAACGGGAATCGCGGCGTACGTAGGGTTCAACGCCGGAGCGTCGATGGATCCGTTCGTGTCGTTCCTCAACACGCTTGGGACGCTCATCCCGGCCGTGGCCGGCGTCATCCTCGGCGATTACTACCTCTACCGGTGGTTCAGAGGCTATGGGTTCGGTAACCGGTACGACTACGACCCCGGACAGGAGTTCTCGCTCGTAGTGTGGCCCGGCTGGGTCGCGGCGATCATCGGAGCGTACGTGGGCGGATATGTGCTGGCCGGCATCACCAGCCTCAACGTGCTGGTTCTCTCGGGCGCACTGCACGTCGGACTCATGATCGTCGCGGACACTGTCGGTGTTCCCACCGGCATCGGCTCTACGTCCATCGACGACTCGGGCCGCAGTCCAGAAATCCACCGGAAGGTGCCCGGAGACACCGGCGGCGAACCCTCGCGAGGTGACTGA
- a CDS encoding DUF917 domain-containing protein, with the protein MCELAANDIEDIATGAAVLGTGGGGDPHVGKLMAQQAIEAHGPVELLDPDEIPDDALVIPSAMMGAPTVMLEKIPRGTEPMEAFEALERYRGEEAYATMSIEAGGLNSTVPLAVAATLDLPIVDADGMGRAFPEIPQTTLTLGDIDATPMSMADEKGNSVFLETVDNSWTETFSRSISVEMGGSAMIGIYGHTGAETKAHTIHGSLSYAAEIGRTIRSLDETAAEPIDVLTKTFDGHHLFSGKVTDVHRRTTEGFAKGTATIDGLDSFSGHKVSIRFQNEFLLAETDDEVLATAPDLICLIESETGSPVTTEELKYGYRVDVLGLQCADPWRTDDGIELGGPPFFGYDVKYVPVEQRAETSDIIDPDK; encoded by the coding sequence ATGTGCGAACTCGCAGCGAATGACATTGAAGACATCGCCACGGGAGCGGCGGTCCTCGGGACGGGCGGCGGCGGTGACCCGCACGTGGGGAAGCTGATGGCCCAGCAGGCCATCGAAGCGCACGGTCCGGTCGAACTGCTCGATCCGGACGAAATCCCGGACGACGCGCTCGTCATCCCGTCAGCGATGATGGGCGCGCCCACAGTAATGCTGGAGAAGATCCCGCGGGGGACCGAACCAATGGAGGCGTTCGAGGCACTTGAGCGCTACCGGGGCGAAGAGGCGTACGCGACGATGAGCATCGAGGCCGGTGGGTTGAACTCCACGGTCCCGCTCGCGGTCGCAGCGACGCTGGACCTTCCCATCGTCGACGCCGACGGTATGGGCCGGGCGTTCCCGGAGATACCCCAAACCACACTCACGCTCGGCGACATCGACGCGACTCCGATGTCGATGGCCGACGAAAAGGGAAACTCGGTGTTCCTCGAGACTGTCGACAACTCGTGGACGGAGACGTTCTCACGATCGATCAGCGTTGAGATGGGCGGGTCGGCGATGATCGGCATCTACGGCCACACGGGCGCGGAGACGAAGGCCCACACCATCCACGGGAGCCTGAGCTACGCGGCTGAGATTGGTCGCACTATCCGTAGCCTCGACGAGACGGCGGCCGAACCCATCGACGTGCTCACCAAGACGTTCGACGGTCACCACCTGTTCTCCGGGAAAGTCACCGACGTACACCGGCGGACAACCGAGGGCTTCGCCAAGGGGACAGCCACGATCGACGGACTCGATTCGTTCTCGGGCCATAAAGTTTCCATCCGGTTCCAGAACGAGTTCCTCCTCGCCGAGACCGACGACGAAGTGTTAGCGACCGCGCCCGATCTTATCTGTCTCATCGAGAGCGAGACGGGGTCGCCGGTCACGACTGAGGAACTCAAGTACGGCTACCGGGTCGACGTGCTCGGCCTCCAGTGTGCAGACCCGTGGCGGACCGACGACGGGATCGAACTCGGCGGTCCGCCCTTCTTCGGGTACGACGTGAAGTACGTCCCAGTCGAGCAGCGCGCAGAAACCAGCGACATCATCGATCCAGACAAATGA
- a CDS encoding hydantoinase/oxoprolinase family protein encodes MSQQLAIDIGGTFVDAVVFDQKTGETRLEKAPTTEEDPTRGVLAAVEKLDVDLSSVNTFVHGTTLGINAFLEREGATTGIVTNDGFADVFEIARYDRPKEHMYTVPYQKPESLVDRRHRVGVPGRLSADGKEIEPLNEDAVRDAANQLVDEQGVDAIAVCLLHSYQNDEHERRAAAVIKDAQPEVSVSISQDITGEYREYERTSTTVLDAYIKPIFERYVDRLAAGLQNRGFDGNFFITRSGGGALAADNAKTAPVHTILSGPAGGIIGSATVGEATDREDVIAVDMGGTSLDACVVEDGSATIEYEASLGDLQVMIPVYDIRTIGAGGGSIAWLDGEILRVGPKSAGADPGPICYGQGGEDPTLTDAALALGYIDPESFLGGEMSLAAEETRRGIREKLADPLDSTVTEVSRGVFDVTLANTVGTLREVTVEKGLDPRDFSMVGYGGAGPMFVPLLARELGTKEVVLPTAPSVFSAYGMQMTNVVYDFSQTELVPISDIDITDLDASFESLEADAHKTLADEGFDEADRHTERSVEMRYVGQEHTVAVPADGLDSIEELADRFADQHERRYGHTMDNSAEAVHLRVRGVGETRKPRLTRADSGDANETPTAGDTRVGSREAYCFAADAMVEFDVYDRTKIAAGETVPGPAIVREPTTTAVFHSDQEAVVDSYGQLIISEVA; translated from the coding sequence ATGAGTCAACAATTAGCAATCGACATTGGTGGGACATTCGTCGATGCAGTCGTCTTTGACCAGAAGACCGGGGAAACGCGTCTCGAGAAGGCCCCCACGACCGAGGAGGACCCGACGCGCGGCGTTCTGGCCGCTGTTGAGAAACTGGACGTGGACCTGTCGTCGGTGAACACGTTCGTCCACGGCACGACGCTTGGCATCAACGCGTTTCTCGAACGCGAGGGTGCCACGACCGGCATCGTCACCAACGATGGGTTCGCGGATGTGTTCGAGATCGCACGGTACGACCGACCGAAAGAACACATGTACACGGTACCGTACCAAAAACCCGAGTCGCTAGTCGATCGTCGTCACCGAGTCGGCGTTCCCGGGCGGCTGTCAGCCGACGGCAAGGAGATCGAACCGCTCAACGAGGATGCCGTCCGCGACGCAGCGAACCAGCTCGTCGACGAGCAGGGAGTCGACGCCATCGCGGTCTGCTTACTCCACTCCTACCAAAACGACGAGCACGAGCGGCGGGCGGCCGCCGTGATCAAGGACGCCCAGCCAGAAGTGAGCGTGTCGATATCTCAAGATATCACGGGCGAGTACCGCGAGTACGAGCGCACCTCGACGACAGTTCTCGACGCGTACATCAAGCCGATCTTTGAGCGGTACGTCGACCGCCTCGCAGCGGGTCTCCAGAACCGGGGATTTGACGGGAACTTCTTCATTACCCGTTCAGGCGGGGGTGCGCTGGCCGCCGACAATGCGAAGACCGCGCCCGTCCACACCATCCTCTCGGGACCAGCGGGCGGCATCATTGGCTCCGCGACGGTGGGTGAGGCGACCGATCGCGAGGATGTAATCGCAGTCGACATGGGCGGGACCAGCCTCGACGCCTGCGTGGTCGAGGATGGCTCGGCAACCATCGAGTACGAGGCGTCGCTGGGTGATCTCCAGGTGATGATCCCGGTGTACGACATCCGGACCATTGGTGCTGGCGGCGGGAGTATCGCGTGGCTCGACGGCGAGATCCTGCGTGTCGGTCCGAAGAGTGCAGGCGCAGATCCCGGCCCGATCTGCTACGGCCAAGGCGGTGAGGACCCAACGCTAACCGACGCCGCGCTCGCGCTGGGCTACATCGACCCCGAATCGTTTCTCGGCGGCGAGATGTCCCTTGCTGCCGAGGAGACCCGGCGCGGCATCCGGGAGAAACTCGCCGACCCGCTTGACTCGACCGTGACCGAGGTCAGCCGGGGTGTCTTCGACGTGACGCTCGCCAACACCGTGGGAACGCTCCGGGAGGTCACAGTCGAGAAGGGTCTGGACCCCCGGGATTTCTCGATGGTCGGCTACGGCGGCGCAGGGCCGATGTTCGTCCCGCTGTTGGCGCGCGAACTTGGCACGAAGGAGGTCGTGCTCCCGACCGCACCGTCGGTGTTCTCGGCGTACGGTATGCAGATGACCAATGTAGTGTACGACTTTTCGCAGACCGAACTCGTGCCGATCTCCGACATCGATATCACGGACCTCGACGCGTCGTTCGAGTCGCTCGAAGCTGACGCTCACAAGACGCTCGCCGACGAGGGGTTCGACGAGGCTGATCGCCATACCGAGCGCTCGGTTGAGATGCGGTACGTCGGGCAAGAACACACCGTCGCGGTTCCTGCGGACGGACTCGACAGCATCGAGGAACTCGCCGACCGCTTCGCCGATCAGCACGAGCGGCGGTACGGCCACACGATGGATAACTCCGCGGAGGCCGTCCATCTCCGCGTTCGCGGCGTCGGCGAGACACGCAAGCCCAGACTCACCCGCGCCGATAGTGGCGACGCCAACGAGACTCCCACCGCCGGTGACACTCGCGTCGGCAGTCGGGAGGCGTACTGCTTCGCGGCCGACGCAATGGTCGAGTTCGACGTGTACGACCGGACGAAGATCGCAGCGGGCGAGACTGTTCCGGGCCCGGCCATCGTGCGCGAACCCACGACCACCGCGGTGTTCCACTCGGACCAGGAGGCGGTCGTCGACTCATACGGTCAGCTCATCATCTCGGAGGTGGCCTGA